ACCACCGGACATCGCCCACCCGCTAAGCTAGGATCTCTTCTTGATCGGCTTCTGGGCGAACTCGGGCTGGCCCGTAATCTGGGCGGGTGGCGCATCGCAGTCGATTGGCCCGAGATTGTCGGCGAGAAAATTGCAGGAGTGTCACAGGCAGTCCGGTTTGAAGATGATACGCTGCTGGTTTCGGTTCCCGATTCGGTCTGGCGGCAGCAACTATCCATGGAGGTTGAGGCTATACTGGAAAAAATTCATGCTGTTCCCGGAGGCAAAGCGGTCAAGAAAATTCATTTTG
The Candidatus Zixiibacteriota bacterium DNA segment above includes these coding regions:
- a CDS encoding DUF721 domain-containing protein is translated as MAQRPKTTGHRPPAKLGSLLDRLLGELGLARNLGGWRIAVDWPEIVGEKIAGVSQAVRFEDDTLLVSVPDSVWRQQLSMEVEAILEKIHAVPGGKAVKKIHFVS